The proteins below come from a single Afipia felis ATCC 53690 genomic window:
- the truB gene encoding tRNA pseudouridine(55) synthase TruB, whose amino-acid sequence MTATPAQGTRAAPHDDSRATSEKNISQEAPAQNRADSSGDHRPRQKKQQFKRERRDVHGWVVLDKPVGMTSTHAVAVLKRLFNAKRVGHAGTLDPLASGGLPIALGEATKTVPFVMDGRKRYRFTVRWGEERDTDDVEGRPTQTSDARPTAEAIQTLLPQFTGTILQTPPQFSAIKIQGERAYDLARDGETVALQPREVEIHELTLTEQLDKDHSVFETECGKGTYVRALARDMGRLLGCYGHISALRRTQCGPFDEADMIPLAELEALCDRAASGEGSLADALLPVETALDDIPALAVTRADAARLARGQAVLLRGRDAPILNGTVYVTVGGRLLALAELGNGELIPKRVFNLTGLVANPERN is encoded by the coding sequence ATGACTGCAACACCCGCTCAGGGCACGCGCGCGGCGCCGCACGACGATTCGCGCGCGACTTCTGAAAAAAATATTTCGCAGGAAGCACCCGCGCAGAACCGCGCAGACAGCAGCGGTGACCATCGCCCGCGCCAGAAGAAACAACAGTTCAAGCGCGAGCGCCGCGACGTTCACGGCTGGGTCGTGCTCGACAAACCCGTCGGCATGACCTCGACCCATGCGGTCGCAGTGCTGAAGCGACTGTTCAACGCCAAGCGTGTCGGCCATGCCGGCACGCTGGACCCGCTCGCCTCCGGCGGGTTGCCTATTGCCCTTGGTGAAGCCACCAAGACGGTGCCGTTCGTGATGGACGGTCGCAAGCGCTACCGCTTCACGGTGCGCTGGGGCGAGGAACGCGACACCGACGACGTCGAGGGCCGCCCGACCCAGACCTCCGACGCCCGGCCGACCGCCGAGGCGATCCAGACGCTGTTGCCGCAGTTCACCGGGACGATCCTGCAGACCCCGCCGCAGTTCTCGGCCATCAAGATCCAGGGCGAACGCGCCTATGACCTCGCCCGCGACGGCGAAACAGTCGCCCTGCAGCCCCGCGAGGTCGAGATTCACGAATTAACCCTTACGGAACAACTGGATAAGGATCATTCGGTGTTCGAAACCGAATGCGGCAAGGGAACCTATGTCCGGGCGCTGGCCCGCGACATGGGCCGCCTTCTAGGCTGCTACGGCCATATTTCGGCTCTCCGCCGCACCCAGTGCGGCCCGTTCGACGAGGCCGACATGATTCCGCTGGCGGAATTGGAGGCTTTGTGCGATAGAGCCGCGTCTGGCGAGGGCAGCCTCGCCGACGCGCTTTTGCCCGTTGAGACCGCGCTGGACGACATCCCGGCACTGGCCGTCACACGGGCGGATGCCGCAAGGCTCGCAAGAGGCCAAGCGGTTTTGTTGCGCGGACGGGATGCGCCAATTCTAAACGGCACAGTCTATGTCACCGTCGGAGGAAGGCTTTTGGCCCTCGCCGAGCTTGGCAATGGCGAACTCATCCCCAAGCGCGTGTTCAACCTCACCGGGCTCGTTGCGAACCCGGAACGCAATTAA
- the rpsO gene encoding 30S ribosomal protein S15 gives MSITAERKAEVIKTNAKKAGDTGSPEVQVAILSERIANLTEHFKTHGKDNHSRRGLLKLVSTRRSLLDYVKKKDEARYKALLEKHNIRR, from the coding sequence ATGTCGATTACCGCAGAACGCAAAGCGGAAGTCATCAAGACCAATGCCAAAAAGGCTGGCGACACGGGTTCGCCGGAAGTTCAGGTTGCGATCCTCTCCGAGCGCATCGCCAACCTCACCGAGCATTTCAAGACCCACGGCAAGGACAACCATTCCCGCCGCGGCCTCCTGAAGCTCGTGTCCACGCGCCGTTCGCTTCTCGACTACGTCAAGAAGAAGGACGAGGCGCGCTACAAGGCGCTGCTTGAGAAGCACAACATCCGCCGCTAA
- the pnp gene encoding polyribonucleotide nucleotidyltransferase, producing the protein MFNTHSVELDWGGRPLKLETGKVARQADGAVIATYGETVVIATVVSAKTPKEGIDFLPLTVNYQEKTFAAGRIPGGYFKREGRPSEKETLVSRLIDRPIRPLFIKGYRCDTQVIVTTLSHDMENDPDIVAMVAASAALTLSGVPFMGPVGAARVAFVNNEFILNPTLDEMADTQLDLVVAGTADAVLMVESEAKELPEEVMLGAVMFGHKHFQPVIKAIIDLAEKAAKEPREIETIDNSEIDRDMRAVGEAELRKAYAIPVKQDRYAAVGAVKKKVMDHFFPEGQEPKFDKLRVAGVFKELEADVVRNNILDTGVRIDGRDVKTVRPIVAEVGVLPRAHGSALFTRGETQALVVTTLGTGEDEQFIDALSGTYKETFLLHYNFPPFSVGETGRIGSPGRREIGHGKLAWRAIHPVLPAHHEFPYTLRVVSEITESNGSSSMATVCGSSLALMDAGVPLKRPTAGIAMGLILEGSRFAVLSDILGDEDHLGDMDFKVAGTDKGVTSLQMDIKIAGITEEIMKIALTQAKDGRMHILGEMAKALTAARAELGEHAPRIEVLQIPTDKIRDVIGTGGKIIREIVEKTGAKINIEDDGTVKVASANGESIRAAIKWIKSITSEPEVGQIYDGTIVKVMEFGAFVNFFGPKDGLVHISQLAPNRVQKTSDVVKEGDKVKVKLLGLDDRGKVRLSMKAVDQTTGEDLEAKQKAENAPAAE; encoded by the coding sequence ATGTTTAATACCCATTCCGTCGAACTCGACTGGGGCGGACGTCCGCTCAAGCTGGAAACCGGCAAGGTCGCGCGTCAGGCCGACGGCGCCGTGATCGCCACCTACGGCGAAACCGTCGTCATCGCGACCGTCGTGTCCGCGAAGACGCCGAAGGAAGGCATCGACTTCCTGCCGCTCACCGTGAACTACCAGGAAAAAACCTTCGCAGCCGGCCGCATTCCCGGCGGCTATTTCAAGCGCGAAGGCCGTCCCTCCGAGAAGGAAACGCTGGTTTCCCGCCTGATCGACCGTCCGATCCGTCCGCTGTTCATCAAGGGCTATCGCTGCGATACCCAGGTGATCGTCACCACGCTGTCGCACGACATGGAGAACGATCCCGACATCGTCGCGATGGTGGCAGCCTCCGCTGCACTGACGCTCTCGGGTGTGCCGTTCATGGGTCCGGTCGGCGCGGCGCGCGTCGCTTTCGTCAACAACGAGTTCATCCTGAACCCGACGCTTGACGAGATGGCCGACACACAGCTCGACCTCGTCGTCGCCGGTACTGCCGACGCCGTGCTGATGGTCGAATCCGAAGCCAAGGAACTGCCGGAAGAAGTGATGCTCGGCGCCGTGATGTTCGGCCACAAGCACTTCCAGCCGGTCATCAAGGCAATCATCGACCTCGCCGAGAAGGCCGCCAAGGAGCCGCGCGAGATCGAGACGATCGACAACAGCGAAATCGATAGGGACATGCGCGCCGTCGGCGAAGCCGAACTGCGCAAGGCCTATGCGATCCCGGTGAAGCAGGATCGTTATGCGGCAGTCGGCGCGGTGAAGAAGAAGGTCATGGACCACTTCTTCCCCGAAGGCCAGGAGCCGAAGTTCGACAAGCTGCGCGTCGCCGGCGTATTCAAGGAACTGGAAGCCGACGTCGTTCGCAACAACATCCTCGACACCGGCGTCCGCATCGACGGCCGCGACGTCAAGACCGTCCGCCCGATCGTCGCCGAAGTCGGCGTGCTGCCGCGCGCTCACGGCTCGGCGCTGTTCACCCGCGGCGAAACCCAGGCGCTGGTGGTCACCACGCTCGGCACCGGCGAGGACGAACAGTTCATCGACGCGCTCTCGGGCACGTACAAGGAAACCTTCCTGCTGCACTACAACTTCCCGCCCTTCTCGGTCGGTGAAACGGGCCGCATCGGCTCGCCGGGCCGCCGCGAAATCGGCCACGGCAAGCTCGCTTGGCGCGCGATCCATCCGGTTCTGCCGGCGCACCACGAATTCCCGTACACGCTGCGCGTCGTCTCGGAGATCACCGAGTCGAACGGCTCCTCCTCGATGGCGACCGTGTGCGGCTCCTCGCTCGCGCTGATGGACGCCGGCGTGCCGCTGAAGCGGCCGACTGCGGGCATCGCGATGGGCCTGATCCTCGAAGGTTCGCGCTTTGCGGTTCTCTCCGACATTCTCGGTGACGAGGATCATCTCGGCGACATGGACTTCAAGGTGGCGGGCACCGACAAGGGTGTCACCTCGCTGCAGATGGACATCAAGATCGCCGGCATCACCGAAGAGATCATGAAGATCGCTTTGACGCAGGCCAAGGACGGCCGCATGCACATTCTCGGCGAGATGGCGAAGGCCCTCACCGCCGCGCGTGCGGAGCTCGGCGAACATGCGCCGCGCATCGAAGTGCTGCAGATCCCGACCGACAAGATTCGCGACGTGATTGGCACCGGCGGCAAGATCATCCGTGAGATCGTCGAAAAGACCGGCGCCAAGATCAACATCGAGGACGACGGCACCGTGAAGGTCGCTTCCGCCAACGGCGAATCGATCCGCGCGGCGATCAAGTGGATCAAGTCGATCACCTCGGAGCCGGAAGTCGGCCAGATCTACGACGGCACCATCGTGAAGGTGATGGAGTTCGGCGCGTTTGTGAACTTCTTCGGCCCGAAGGACGGCCTCGTTCATATCAGCCAGCTCGCGCCTAACCGCGTGCAGAAGACCTCCGACGTCGTCAAGGAAGGCGACAAGGTCAAGGTCAAGCTGCTCGGCCTCGACGATCGCGGCAAGGTTCGCCTGTCGATGAAGGCGGTGGACCAGACCACCGGCGAAGACCTCGAGGCCAAGCAGAAGGCCGAGAACGCTCCCGCCGCCGAGTAA
- a CDS encoding superoxide dismutase, whose product MISLSRRHLLAGAAGIVAATAALPRITLAQAPTAPAAAEGPFKLPPLPYATNVLEPHIDARTMEIHHDKHHGAYVANMNNFAKTAPQLGQTPVETILANLVNVPDSIRVGVRNNLGGHANHTMFWEIMAPNGGTPDGEVLAAITRDFGDLEKMKTAFNTAGAGQFGSGWVFVTVTKDGKLGIETTANQDTPLMYGKRVLFGNDVWEHAYYLNYQNRRADYLKAWWNVVNWQKIGERYAAAKAGTLTL is encoded by the coding sequence ATGATCAGCCTTTCCCGCCGCCATCTGCTCGCAGGCGCTGCCGGCATCGTCGCCGCCACGGCCGCATTGCCCCGCATCACGCTTGCACAGGCTCCCACCGCACCTGCTGCAGCCGAAGGCCCCTTCAAGCTGCCGCCGCTGCCCTACGCAACCAACGTGCTTGAGCCGCACATCGACGCCCGCACCATGGAAATCCACCATGACAAGCATCATGGTGCGTACGTCGCCAACATGAACAACTTCGCGAAGACCGCGCCGCAGCTCGGCCAGACGCCGGTCGAAACAATCCTGGCCAATCTGGTCAACGTGCCCGACAGCATCCGCGTCGGCGTCCGCAACAATCTCGGCGGCCACGCCAACCACACGATGTTCTGGGAGATCATGGCGCCGAATGGCGGGACGCCGGATGGCGAGGTGCTGGCCGCAATCACCCGCGACTTCGGCGATCTCGAAAAGATGAAGACAGCATTCAACACCGCAGGCGCCGGCCAGTTCGGCTCCGGCTGGGTGTTTGTCACCGTCACCAAGGACGGCAAGCTCGGCATCGAAACGACAGCCAATCAGGACACGCCGCTGATGTACGGCAAGCGCGTCCTGTTCGGCAACGACGTGTGGGAACACGCCTATTATCTGAACTATCAGAACCGCCGCGCCGACTATCTCAAGGCGTGGTGGAACGTCGTAAACTGGCAGAAAATCGGCGAGCGCTACGCCGCCGCGAAGGCCGGTACGCTGACGCTCTGA
- a CDS encoding LysR substrate-binding domain-containing protein produces MITLKQLRYLAALAQHEHFGRAAEACAVTQPALSMQIRDLEGELGLALVERRPGAVTLTDAGREIAQRGEDVLAKARDLVDFAHHRARPLAGRLTLGMIPSLAPYALPKFLPLLQARFPDLQLELRETQTRQLLDEVKNGALDVAMLALPVQENDIDSLALFDDTFLLAVPVSDPRDEKKRVLASDIDQERLILLEDGHCLRDQALAFCATAGVGRNASGMTFGASSLATVMQMVASGYGITLIPQIAADVELRDERVKMLRFKEPQPGRSIGLVFRRTSPRKEDFQVLGELVKECFEPRRDKRKGG; encoded by the coding sequence ATGATCACATTGAAACAATTGCGCTATCTAGCCGCGCTGGCGCAGCACGAGCATTTCGGGCGTGCCGCGGAAGCCTGCGCGGTGACGCAACCCGCGCTTTCGATGCAAATCCGCGATCTTGAGGGAGAACTGGGGCTTGCGCTGGTGGAGCGCCGCCCCGGGGCGGTGACGCTGACCGACGCCGGACGTGAAATTGCACAACGGGGCGAGGACGTGCTGGCGAAGGCGCGCGATCTCGTGGATTTCGCGCATCATCGTGCGCGGCCGCTGGCGGGGCGGCTCACGCTCGGTATGATTCCTTCGCTCGCGCCTTATGCGTTGCCGAAATTCCTGCCGCTCCTGCAGGCACGCTTTCCCGACTTGCAGCTCGAACTGCGCGAGACGCAGACCCGCCAGTTGCTGGATGAAGTGAAAAACGGCGCGCTCGATGTGGCGATGCTGGCTTTGCCGGTGCAGGAGAATGATATCGACAGCCTCGCGCTGTTCGATGACACATTCCTGCTTGCGGTGCCGGTGAGCGATCCGCGCGACGAGAAGAAGCGGGTTCTGGCGAGCGATATCGATCAGGAGCGGTTGATCCTGCTCGAAGACGGCCATTGTCTGCGCGATCAGGCGCTGGCGTTTTGCGCGACCGCCGGCGTCGGGCGCAATGCGAGTGGCATGACGTTCGGCGCGAGCAGCCTTGCGACGGTGATGCAGATGGTCGCGAGCGGGTACGGCATCACGCTCATTCCGCAGATCGCCGCCGATGTCGAATTGCGCGACGAACGGGTGAAGATGTTGCGCTTCAAGGAGCCGCAGCCGGGGCGCAGCATCGGCCTCGTGTTTCGCCGCACCTCGCCGCGCAAGGAAGACTTTCAGGTTCTCGGCGAACTGGTGAAGGAATGCTTCGAGCCACGTCGCGATAAGAGAAAGGGCGGCTGA
- the katG gene encoding catalase/peroxidase HPI, translating to MDAKTDDKGAGKCPVMHTKGRSNRDWWPEHLDLGVLHGHTPAADPMGEAFDYIKEFESLDLDAVIKDLHALMTDSQDWWPADFGHYGGLMVRMAWHSAGTYRITDGRGGAGAGQQRFAPLNSWPDNVLLDRARRLLWPIKQKYGRKISWADLMILAGNVALESMGFKTFGFAGGRADVWEPEELYWGPEGTWLGDERYSGERQLSEPLAAVQMGLIYVNPEGPNGKPDPVAAAKDIRETFFRMAMNDEETVALIAGGHTFGKTHGAGDASLVGPAPEATAIEDQGLGWKSKYGTGKGGDAIGSGLEVTWTQTPTKWDNNFFETLFKFEWELTKSPAGAHQWQAKNAPAITPDAHDKSKKHVPTMLTTDLSLRFDPIYEKISRRFYENPDQFADAFARAWFKLTHRDMGPRVRYRGKLVPKETLIWQDPIPANDRAHLSDKDIADLKAKILASGLTVPQLVSTAWASASTFRGSDKRGGANGARIRLAPQKDWEVNQPKQLATVLAKLEAIQKESGNKISLADLIVLAGNAGVEKAAKDAGVSVTVPFAQGRMDTTQEQTDVDSFAPLEPRADGFRNYIGGKTQFMKPEEALVDRAQLLTLTAPEMTALVGGLRVLGANFGDSKHGVFTKTPGKLTNDFFINLLDMGTEWQPAGDTYEGRDRKTKAVKWTATRIDLIFGAHSQLRALAEVYGSSDAKEKFVKDFVKAWAKVMNADRFDLADKPRTLQAAE from the coding sequence ATGGACGCCAAAACCGACGACAAAGGCGCAGGCAAATGCCCCGTCATGCACACCAAGGGTCGCAGCAACCGCGACTGGTGGCCCGAACATCTCGACCTGGGCGTTCTGCACGGGCATACCCCGGCCGCCGATCCGATGGGCGAAGCCTTCGATTACATCAAGGAATTCGAGAGCCTCGATCTCGATGCCGTCATCAAGGATCTGCATGCCCTGATGACCGACAGTCAGGACTGGTGGCCGGCTGACTTCGGTCATTACGGCGGCCTGATGGTCCGCATGGCATGGCATTCGGCCGGCACCTATCGCATCACCGACGGCCGTGGCGGCGCGGGCGCGGGCCAGCAGCGCTTCGCCCCGCTCAACTCGTGGCCGGATAACGTGCTTCTCGACCGCGCACGCCGACTGCTGTGGCCCATCAAGCAGAAGTACGGTCGCAAGATTTCGTGGGCCGACCTCATGATCCTCGCCGGCAACGTTGCGCTGGAATCGATGGGCTTCAAGACCTTCGGCTTCGCCGGCGGACGCGCCGACGTCTGGGAGCCGGAAGAACTCTACTGGGGTCCCGAAGGAACCTGGCTCGGTGACGAGCGCTACAGCGGCGAACGCCAGCTCTCGGAACCACTCGCTGCGGTGCAGATGGGCCTGATCTACGTCAACCCGGAAGGCCCGAACGGCAAGCCGGACCCGGTCGCGGCCGCCAAGGATATCCGCGAGACCTTCTTCCGGATGGCGATGAACGACGAGGAAACCGTCGCGCTGATCGCGGGCGGCCATACCTTCGGCAAGACCCATGGCGCGGGCGATGCGTCACTGGTCGGACCTGCGCCGGAAGCGACCGCGATTGAGGATCAGGGCCTCGGCTGGAAAAGCAAGTACGGCACCGGCAAGGGCGGCGATGCGATCGGCAGCGGCCTCGAAGTCACCTGGACCCAGACGCCGACGAAGTGGGACAACAACTTCTTCGAGACGCTGTTCAAGTTCGAATGGGAGCTGACCAAGAGCCCGGCGGGCGCGCATCAGTGGCAGGCGAAAAATGCCCCTGCCATCACCCCGGATGCCCACGACAAGTCGAAAAAGCATGTCCCGACCATGCTCACCACCGACCTGTCGCTGCGGTTTGACCCGATCTACGAGAAGATCTCGCGGCGCTTCTACGAAAATCCGGATCAGTTCGCGGACGCCTTCGCCCGCGCCTGGTTCAAGCTCACCCACCGCGACATGGGCCCACGCGTGCGCTACCGCGGCAAGCTGGTGCCGAAGGAAACACTGATCTGGCAGGACCCGATCCCCGCCAATGATCGTGCGCACCTTAGCGACAAGGACATCGCGGATCTGAAGGCGAAGATTCTCGCCTCCGGACTCACCGTGCCGCAGCTTGTTTCAACCGCGTGGGCCTCGGCCTCGACGTTCCGCGGCTCCGATAAACGCGGCGGCGCCAATGGCGCGCGCATTCGCCTCGCGCCGCAGAAGGACTGGGAAGTCAACCAGCCGAAGCAGCTGGCAACCGTGCTTGCCAAACTTGAAGCGATCCAGAAGGAGAGCGGCAATAAGATCTCGCTCGCCGACCTGATCGTGCTCGCGGGCAATGCCGGCGTGGAGAAGGCTGCGAAGGATGCCGGCGTGTCGGTCACGGTGCCGTTCGCACAGGGCCGCATGGACACCACGCAGGAGCAGACGGACGTGGATTCGTTCGCGCCGCTTGAGCCGCGTGCTGATGGCTTCCGCAACTATATCGGCGGCAAGACGCAGTTCATGAAGCCGGAAGAAGCTCTGGTGGACAGGGCGCAATTGCTGACGTTGACGGCACCGGAGATGACGGCCCTTGTCGGCGGGCTGCGCGTGCTCGGCGCCAATTTCGGCGATTCCAAGCACGGCGTCTTCACCAAGACGCCTGGCAAGCTGACCAACGACTTCTTCATCAACCTGCTCGATATGGGCACGGAATGGCAGCCAGCGGGCGACACCTATGAAGGCCGCGACCGCAAGACCAAGGCTGTGAAGTGGACCGCGACCCGCATCGACCTGATCTTCGGTGCGCACTCGCAGCTCCGCGCACTCGCGGAAGTCTATGGAAGCTCGGACGCCAAGGAGAAGTTTGTGAAGGACTTCGTCAAGGCGTGGGCCAAGGTGATGAACGCCGATCGCTTCGATCTCGCGGACAAACCACGGACCCTGCAGGCGGCCGAATAA
- a CDS encoding glutathione S-transferase family protein: protein MKLYWSPRSRSFTTLWLMEETGEPYERVLTDISAGANKTPEYLAINPMGKVPALADGDAVMAESAAICTYVADRYPQAKLAPPLSDPRRAKYLQWMFFAPSCIEPAILQAYLKLDIPTVSAAWGSTTQTFDVLDQTLAKGPWLLGPDFTAADVVIGAGMNFAIRMFKMIPTRPNFDRYLDACAARPAFQTAAKLTA, encoded by the coding sequence ATGAAGCTCTACTGGTCGCCACGCTCGCGCTCGTTCACCACGCTGTGGCTGATGGAGGAGACAGGCGAGCCCTATGAGCGCGTTCTCACCGATATTTCCGCCGGCGCGAACAAGACGCCGGAATACCTCGCCATCAACCCGATGGGCAAGGTGCCCGCACTAGCCGATGGCGACGCTGTGATGGCGGAATCCGCCGCGATCTGCACCTATGTCGCGGACCGCTATCCGCAGGCGAAGCTCGCGCCACCCCTCAGCGATCCGCGGCGCGCCAAATATCTGCAATGGATGTTCTTCGCGCCGAGCTGCATCGAGCCCGCGATCCTGCAAGCCTATCTCAAGCTCGACATTCCCACTGTGAGCGCCGCATGGGGCAGCACGACGCAGACCTTCGACGTTCTCGATCAGACTCTGGCGAAAGGGCCGTGGCTGCTCGGCCCTGACTTCACGGCCGCCGACGTCGTCATCGGCGCGGGCATGAATTTCGCCATCCGCATGTTCAAGATGATTCCAACGCGGCCGAATTTCGACCGCTATCTCGACGCCTGCGCGGCGCGGCCGGCATTCCAGACCGCAGCAAAATTGACGGCCTGA
- the fabI gene encoding enoyl-ACP reductase FabI — protein MSGLMHGKRGLIMGVANDHSIAWGIAKTLAAHGAELAFTYQGEALGKRVKPLAESLGAKLVLPCDVEDIASVDATFDAIKNAWSKMDFLVHAIGFSDKNELKGRYVDTTRANFSRTMVISCFSFTEVAARAAKLMPDGGTMVTLTFGGSTRVMPNYNVMGVAKAALEASVRYLAADFGRDGIRVNSISAGPVRTLAGAGIGDSRAMFAFQQKHSPLGRGVTLDELGGTALYLLSDLSGGVTGETHFVDAGYNIISMPHPDALKDNGNAD, from the coding sequence ATGTCAGGACTGATGCATGGCAAGCGCGGGCTCATCATGGGCGTCGCCAACGATCACTCGATTGCCTGGGGCATCGCGAAAACGCTGGCCGCGCACGGCGCTGAGCTGGCCTTCACCTATCAGGGCGAAGCACTCGGCAAACGGGTGAAGCCACTCGCGGAATCGCTCGGCGCCAAACTGGTCCTGCCTTGCGACGTCGAGGATATCGCCAGCGTCGATGCAACGTTCGATGCGATCAAGAATGCATGGAGCAAGATGGACTTTCTCGTCCACGCCATCGGCTTCTCGGACAAGAACGAACTGAAGGGCCGCTATGTCGACACCACGCGCGCGAATTTTTCGCGTACGATGGTGATCTCCTGCTTCTCATTCACGGAAGTGGCTGCGCGGGCGGCAAAGTTGATGCCAGATGGCGGCACGATGGTGACGCTGACATTCGGCGGCTCCACCCGTGTGATGCCGAACTATAACGTGATGGGTGTCGCCAAGGCGGCACTGGAAGCTTCGGTGCGGTATCTCGCCGCCGATTTCGGCCGCGACGGCATTCGTGTCAATTCGATTTCAGCGGGGCCAGTTCGCACACTGGCGGGCGCGGGCATCGGCGATTCGCGGGCAATGTTCGCGTTCCAGCAGAAACATTCGCCGCTCGGCCGCGGCGTGACGCTCGACGAACTCGGCGGTACCGCGCTTTATCTGTTGTCCGATCTGTCGGGTGGCGTCACCGGCGAGACTCATTTCGTCGATGCCGGCTACAACATCATCTCGATGCCGCATCCCGATGCGCTGAAGGATAACGGCAACGCCGACTAA
- the fabB gene encoding beta-ketoacyl-ACP synthase I, giving the protein MRRVVVTGMGIVSSIGNNTQEVLASLHEAKPGITRAEEYAKLGFRSQVQGAPTLNPAEVVDRRAMRFLAEGAAWNHVAMDQAIRDSGLEESDVSNVRTGIIMGSGGPSARTIVEAADTTRTKGPKRVGPFAVPKAMSSTASATLATWFKIKGVNYSISSACATSNHCIGNAYEMIQYGKQDVMFAGGCEELDWSLSVLFDAMGAMSSKYNDTPSTASRAYDVNRDGFVIAGGAGVVVLEELEHAKARGAKIYGEIVGYGATSDGYDMVAPSGEGAERCMRMALSTVKGPIDYINPHATSTPAGDPPEINAIRNVFGTGDKCPPISATKSLTGHSLGATGVQEAIYSLLMMNNGFICESANIQELDPVFADMPIVRKRIDNAKVGTVLSNSFGFGGTNATLVFKRLDA; this is encoded by the coding sequence ATGCGACGAGTTGTCGTCACGGGGATGGGAATTGTCTCGTCCATCGGAAACAACACTCAGGAAGTTCTGGCAAGCCTGCACGAGGCGAAGCCCGGCATTACGCGCGCGGAGGAATACGCCAAGCTGGGATTCCGCTCGCAGGTGCAGGGCGCGCCGACGCTGAATCCCGCAGAGGTCGTCGATCGCCGTGCAATGCGTTTTCTTGCGGAAGGCGCGGCGTGGAATCACGTCGCGATGGACCAAGCGATCCGCGATTCCGGTCTCGAAGAATCCGACGTCTCCAATGTGCGCACCGGCATCATCATGGGATCGGGCGGTCCCTCGGCGCGCACCATCGTCGAAGCGGCCGACACCACGCGCACCAAGGGACCGAAGCGCGTTGGCCCGTTCGCGGTGCCGAAGGCGATGTCCTCAACCGCGTCTGCGACGCTTGCGACCTGGTTCAAGATCAAGGGCGTGAACTATTCGATCTCCTCGGCTTGCGCGACCTCGAACCATTGCATCGGCAATGCGTATGAGATGATCCAGTACGGCAAGCAGGACGTGATGTTCGCGGGCGGCTGCGAAGAACTCGATTGGTCGCTGTCGGTGCTGTTCGACGCGATGGGTGCGATGTCGTCGAAGTACAACGACACGCCGTCGACCGCTTCGCGTGCCTACGACGTCAACCGCGATGGTTTCGTCATCGCCGGTGGTGCGGGCGTCGTGGTGCTGGAAGAACTCGAACACGCCAAGGCGCGTGGCGCGAAGATTTACGGTGAGATCGTCGGCTACGGCGCGACCTCCGACGGCTACGACATGGTCGCTCCCTCGGGCGAAGGTGCGGAGCGCTGCATGCGCATGGCGCTGTCCACCGTGAAGGGGCCGATCGACTACATCAATCCGCACGCAACCTCGACGCCAGCGGGCGATCCGCCGGAAATCAACGCCATCCGCAACGTGTTCGGCACAGGCGACAAGTGCCCGCCGATCTCCGCCACCAAATCGCTGACCGGTCATTCCCTGGGTGCAACGGGTGTGCAGGAGGCGATCTATTCGCTGCTGATGATGAACAACGGGTTCATCTGCGAGAGCGCCAACATCCAGGAACTCGACCCGGTGTTCGCCGACATGCCGATCGTGCGCAAGCGCATCGACAACGCGAAGGTCGGTACCGTGCTGTCGAACTCGTTCGGTTTCGGCGGCACCAACGCCACACTGGTGTTCAAGCGGCTGGATGCCTGA
- the fabA gene encoding 3-hydroxyacyl-[acyl-carrier-protein] dehydratase FabA, with amino-acid sequence MRERQNSYDYEDLLACGRGELFGPGNAQLPLPPMLMFDRITEISDTGGEFGKGVIRAELDVKPDLWFFGCHFKGDPVMPGCLGLDALWQMVGFFLGWTGGAGRGRALGLGDLKFSGQVLPHVTKVQYHIDIKRVMRSKLVLGVADGWLSTDGEIIYRATDLKVGLFQQDAPAQTGK; translated from the coding sequence ATGCGCGAGCGGCAAAACAGCTATGATTACGAGGACTTGCTGGCTTGTGGCCGCGGCGAATTATTCGGACCCGGCAACGCCCAGTTGCCGCTGCCGCCGATGCTGATGTTCGACCGGATCACCGAAATTTCGGATACCGGAGGCGAATTCGGCAAAGGGGTCATCCGGGCCGAACTCGATGTTAAGCCGGATCTGTGGTTTTTCGGTTGTCACTTCAAGGGCGATCCTGTGATGCCGGGCTGCCTCGGCCTTGATGCGCTGTGGCAGATGGTGGGCTTCTTCCTCGGCTGGACCGGTGGCGCCGGACGCGGGCGCGCTCTCGGCCTCGGCGATCTGAAGTTCTCCGGCCAGGTGCTGCCGCATGTCACCAAGGTTCAGTACCACATCGATATCAAGCGTGTGATGCGCTCGAAGCTCGTGCTCGGCGTGGCCGATGGCTGGCTTTCGACGGATGGCGAGATTATCTATCGCGCTACTGATCTGAAGGTTGGGCTTTTTCAACAGGACGCGCCGGCGCAGACCGGAAAGTAA